In a genomic window of Acidilobus saccharovorans 345-15:
- a CDS encoding MFS transporter, with the protein MVLTRDQRLVLVSTTLDMFLEGVFVTLPSVSALLSSIPSWATPLVFSTIPVGTLIGNLALGRLTDLRGRKSTYMAMLGVYALGALLILAFNSLYAVLAGLLITQTAMGGEVPIVLSYIVESAPADIKERLVVLITNVGNVGAVVISAVALAFGGLSAASGRAAVGALVAGAIAIMAVTRSMVPESRPWLSLRPEERGRVVLGAEARLWLALLTLMAVSSVLTFGLLALSIGPEEFPSHALEIIMLYFAGEALGGLIAAAAMDRVGSRAFTLASFAGGFATSLAAIPALRAGLAPFMALLFVNGAFTETVWASRNVLESLSFPTTFRATGIALVRAAPYVLMLASFFATAGMGVVDFLWYATAMWALGLAASAAWMARGREVVGSPVAIRPEDLDRLRRRA; encoded by the coding sequence ATGGTACTCACGAGGGACCAGAGGCTGGTGCTGGTATCAACCACGCTAGACATGTTCCTGGAGGGAGTCTTCGTCACCCTCCCATCTGTGTCGGCCCTGCTCTCGTCAATACCGTCGTGGGCCACCCCGCTGGTCTTCTCCACCATTCCCGTGGGCACCCTCATAGGCAACCTGGCCCTGGGCAGGCTCACCGACCTGAGGGGCAGGAAGTCCACTTACATGGCCATGCTCGGGGTCTACGCCCTGGGGGCCCTGCTGATACTTGCCTTCAACAGCCTCTACGCCGTCCTGGCGGGCCTTCTCATAACGCAGACGGCCATGGGGGGAGAGGTCCCCATAGTGCTGAGCTACATAGTCGAGAGCGCCCCGGCCGACATAAAGGAGAGGCTTGTCGTGCTCATAACTAACGTGGGCAACGTCGGCGCAGTTGTCATATCCGCGGTGGCCCTGGCCTTCGGCGGCCTCTCGGCTGCCTCCGGCAGGGCTGCCGTAGGGGCCCTGGTGGCCGGGGCCATAGCAATAATGGCTGTGACCCGCTCCATGGTGCCCGAGTCGAGGCCCTGGCTCTCCCTCAGGCCCGAGGAGAGGGGCAGGGTTGTCCTAGGGGCCGAGGCCAGGCTCTGGCTCGCCCTGCTAACACTCATGGCAGTTTCCTCGGTGCTCACCTTCGGCCTCCTGGCCCTCAGCATAGGACCCGAGGAGTTCCCATCACACGCCCTCGAGATTATAATGCTCTACTTCGCGGGCGAGGCCCTGGGCGGGCTCATAGCGGCAGCTGCAATGGACAGGGTGGGCTCAAGGGCCTTCACGCTGGCCAGCTTCGCGGGCGGCTTCGCCACGTCGCTGGCAGCCATACCTGCCCTCAGGGCCGGGCTAGCGCCATTCATGGCACTGCTGTTCGTTAACGGCGCCTTCACCGAGACCGTCTGGGCCTCGAGGAACGTCCTGGAGTCCCTGTCCTTCCCCACAACTTTCAGGGCCACGGGGATAGCCCTGGTCAGGGCGGCGCCCTACGTGCTGATGCTGGCGAGCTTCTTCGCCACGGCAGGCATGGGGGTCGTCGACTTCCTGTGGTACGCCACCGCCATGTGGGCCCTCGGCCTGGCGGCCTCTGCAGCCTGGATGGCCAGGGGCAGGGAGGTGGTGGGCTCGCCCGTGGCGATAAGGCCCGAGGACCTGGACAGGCTGAGGAGGAGGGCCTAG
- a CDS encoding ABC transporter ATP-binding protein, with translation MANAIEVRDVVKFYGTVPALRGLSFEVPEGGRYALLGPNGAGKSTTLRLLVGLMKPDRGEVRVLGRDPADDYSVKAQMGYLPEDATPYLALTVRENLEYIAALRGLDDPRDRAEKMMDLLGLRKYENYRVSALSRGNVQKLAIALAIIHEPKVVFLDEPLNYLDIPTQEEVIGVLSRMGSTMLVSTHIMSVAGRLTDHILMISGGRLVWQGTFDDLRRMAKEEEPVESVVARLMRSVEA, from the coding sequence TTGGCCAACGCGATCGAGGTAAGGGACGTAGTCAAGTTCTACGGAACCGTGCCCGCCCTCAGGGGGCTCAGCTTCGAGGTGCCCGAGGGCGGCAGGTACGCCCTCCTGGGCCCCAACGGCGCTGGCAAGAGCACCACCCTGAGGCTGCTCGTGGGCCTCATGAAGCCCGACAGGGGCGAGGTCAGGGTCCTCGGCAGGGACCCGGCCGACGACTACAGTGTGAAGGCCCAAATGGGCTACCTGCCCGAGGACGCCACGCCGTACCTGGCCCTCACGGTCAGGGAGAACCTGGAGTACATAGCGGCCCTGAGGGGCCTCGACGACCCTAGGGACAGGGCGGAGAAGATGATGGACCTCCTGGGTCTGAGGAAATACGAGAACTACAGGGTGTCGGCGCTCTCCAGGGGCAACGTGCAGAAGCTCGCCATAGCGCTGGCCATAATCCACGAGCCCAAGGTGGTGTTCCTGGACGAGCCCCTGAACTACCTCGACATACCGACCCAGGAGGAGGTCATAGGGGTGCTGAGCAGGATGGGCTCCACCATGCTCGTGTCGACGCACATAATGAGCGTGGCCGGCAGGCTGACGGACCACATACTGATGATAAGCGGGGGGAGGCTCGTCTGGCAGGGCACCTTCGACGACCTGAGGAGGATGGCGAAGGAGGAGGAGCCGGTGGAGAGCGTCGTGGCGAGGCTGATGAGGAGTGTCGAGGCTTAA